The following proteins come from a genomic window of Candidatus Sysuiplasma jiujiangense:
- a CDS encoding DUF302 domain-containing protein, producing the protein MKTESQPDIQFTARTGLPLTATVDRLSERLKSSGYGVLSTIDVGRTIMEKTGKDTGEMIVLEVCKPAHALTAIQGGGPGMLLLPCRITLRAEGDHTVVSTISPRLMIKMVGDRGLEEMAGKVEEDLRQVMADIE; encoded by the coding sequence ATGAAAACAGAAAGTCAGCCTGACATACAGTTTACAGCAAGAACCGGACTGCCCCTGACAGCGACAGTCGACCGGCTGAGTGAGCGCCTGAAATCAAGCGGTTACGGCGTCCTCTCTACCATCGATGTGGGCAGAACGATAATGGAAAAGACAGGAAAGGACACGGGTGAAATGATCGTGCTGGAGGTGTGCAAACCCGCTCATGCCCTGACGGCGATTCAGGGCGGAGGCCCCGGAATGCTTTTGCTTCCGTGCAGGATTACACTGCGTGCAGAGGGAGATCACACGGTCGTTTCCACAATAAGTCCGCGGTTGATGATAAAGATGGTCGGAGACAGAGGGCTTGAGGAAATGGCGGGAAAGGTAGAGGAAGATCTCAGACAGGTGATGGCAGACATTGAATGA
- a CDS encoding methyltransferase domain-containing protein, which yields MRMTETPHDRHPPPRLFDLGIRKLMERQSAFDAYIHNGDSVADIGCGPGYFTIRFSRLVGPSGKVYAADTGLKAIEILKKKISENSIRNIECYTDSAADLRGIPDSSIDFLLSHRVICCMSDHRRAISEIRRVLKKEGVAFLSVTSFGRRGDSRHVGAAEWEDLLSGFRIVKHGKTLTGRWSLVSFPREVQETR from the coding sequence ATGCGCATGACAGAGACACCGCATGACAGGCATCCGCCTCCCCGCCTTTTTGATCTCGGTATACGCAAGCTTATGGAAAGGCAGAGTGCGTTTGACGCATATATTCACAATGGAGACAGTGTGGCCGACATAGGATGCGGACCAGGATACTTCACTATTCGCTTCTCCAGGCTGGTCGGCCCTTCCGGAAAGGTCTATGCAGCCGATACAGGCTTGAAGGCAATTGAAATACTGAAGAAAAAAATCAGTGAAAACAGCATACGGAACATAGAGTGTTACACGGATTCAGCGGCTGATCTCAGGGGAATACCGGATTCGAGCATCGATTTCCTCCTGTCCCACAGGGTAATTTGCTGCATGTCCGACCACAGAAGGGCGATTTCTGAGATAAGGAGGGTCCTGAAAAAAGAGGGTGTGGCGTTTCTCAGCGTAACCTCCTTCGGCAGGAGGGGGGACAGCAGACATGTGGGCGCCGCAGAGTGGGAGGACCTTCTTTCAGGATTCAGGATTGTCAAACACGGGAAAACGCTTACCGGAAGATGGTCACTTGTATCCTTTCCCCGGGAAGTGCAGGAGACGCGTTAA
- a CDS encoding helix-turn-helix domain-containing protein, translating into MKGIKSLLGPGSECSSLLSCLYDLGEGDIAVLRAVASKEESSLDELSAALSRDRSTVHRSLSKLLVLGMCYRTKKGIRGGGYYHVYGLVDTEQIRRKVDGDVREMVAALDLLISNFSRNFEKMVGGI; encoded by the coding sequence ATGAAAGGCATAAAATCTCTACTCGGTCCGGGCAGCGAATGTTCCAGCCTCCTCTCCTGCCTCTACGATCTGGGGGAGGGTGATATCGCCGTACTGCGCGCAGTGGCATCGAAGGAGGAGTCGTCCCTTGATGAGCTCTCCGCCGCCCTTTCGAGGGACAGAAGCACCGTGCACAGGAGCCTCTCAAAACTTCTGGTCCTCGGAATGTGCTACAGGACAAAGAAAGGAATTCGCGGAGGCGGCTATTATCACGTCTACGGCCTGGTCGACACCGAACAGATAAGGAGGAAAGTGGATGGCGATGTAAGGGAAATGGTGGCAGCCCTCGACCTGCTTATTTCAAATTTCAGCCGGAATTTTGAAAAGATGGTTGGCGGAATTTGA
- the trxA gene encoding thioredoxin — MDFDSEIEEIRKRKLQEMMNTSRESTAKPAQPKGVTVLTDTTFRPFVQGNSVSLVDFWAPWCGPCRMVSPVVEQLAVEYDGRVAFGKLNVDENPGTSAQFNIMGIPTLLIFRKGRNVDSIVGAQSRGAIAARLNRAISLPG; from the coding sequence ATGGATTTCGACAGCGAGATAGAGGAGATCAGAAAAAGGAAACTGCAGGAGATGATGAACACCAGCAGGGAGAGCACTGCGAAGCCGGCACAGCCGAAAGGCGTTACTGTCCTCACAGACACCACCTTCAGGCCTTTTGTACAGGGTAACAGTGTTTCACTCGTCGATTTCTGGGCACCATGGTGCGGTCCCTGCAGAATGGTATCCCCGGTAGTGGAGCAGCTCGCAGTTGAATATGACGGCAGGGTAGCGTTTGGAAAATTAAATGTTGATGAAAATCCCGGTACTTCCGCTCAGTTCAACATAATGGGGATTCCAACGCTGCTGATTTTCAGGAAGGGCAGAAATGTGGATTCCATCGTCGGAGCGCAGTCGAGAGGAGCTATTGCTGCCAGGCTCAACAGGGCGATCAGCCTTCCCGGCTGA
- a CDS encoding TIGR00269 family protein, translating into MKCSFCNLNAIYFARYSGRHYCTRHFSESVEKRVNREVRRQNILSRNSTVCVAVSGGKDSMTALKLIRKAAENRNDIRLIAITVDEGITGYRSEAAGIVGEYCRREGIDWRCRSFREEAGFTMDRLAAAERQRTTCAYCGVFRRNLLNSMAREAGAERLVTGLNLDDTAQSVMMNMARGDTGRMAMMGPHLNKVEGLVPRAQPLRMIPENEVLLFAMQNGIPFLRSSCPYSEEASRNLFREIVLKMESEMPGARYSIAKSAASFSSARKKMNASKCTACGDITSGNVCRACTLREELKHILN; encoded by the coding sequence GTGAAATGTTCCTTCTGCAACCTGAATGCAATTTATTTTGCACGATACAGCGGCAGGCACTACTGCACACGGCATTTCAGCGAATCTGTAGAAAAAAGGGTGAACAGGGAAGTAAGAAGACAGAATATACTGTCAAGGAATTCGACGGTATGCGTGGCTGTTTCCGGCGGGAAGGACAGCATGACAGCCCTCAAACTGATCAGGAAGGCGGCTGAAAACAGGAATGACATCAGGCTGATTGCGATTACTGTCGACGAGGGAATCACAGGCTACAGGTCAGAAGCTGCAGGGATCGTGGGGGAGTACTGCCGCAGGGAGGGGATTGATTGGAGGTGCAGATCGTTCCGTGAAGAGGCGGGTTTCACAATGGACAGGCTTGCAGCGGCGGAGCGGCAGCGGACCACCTGCGCCTACTGCGGCGTCTTCAGAAGAAATCTGCTCAATTCAATGGCGAGGGAAGCGGGCGCGGAACGGCTGGTCACCGGACTGAATCTCGATGATACAGCACAGTCTGTAATGATGAACATGGCCAGGGGGGATACCGGAAGAATGGCAATGATGGGACCGCATTTGAATAAGGTGGAGGGCCTCGTACCGCGTGCCCAGCCACTCCGCATGATACCTGAAAATGAAGTTCTCCTCTTTGCAATGCAGAACGGCATACCGTTTCTTCGATCGTCATGCCCTTACTCGGAAGAAGCCTCAAGAAACCTTTTCAGGGAAATCGTCCTGAAAATGGAGAGCGAAATGCCGGGAGCAAGATACTCCATTGCCAAATCTGCCGCCTCCTTTTCATCCGCGCGGAAGAAAATGAATGCGTCTAAATGCACGGCATGCGGCGATATCACCTCCGGGAATGTGTGCAGGGCGTGCACACTCAGGGAGGAGCTGAAGCACATACTCAACTGA
- a CDS encoding 50S ribosomal protein L40e: MAKFKEAEARLLNKKVCMNCSATNSIRATRCRKCGYTKLRIKAKEIRKV; encoded by the coding sequence ATGGCGAAGTTCAAAGAGGCGGAAGCGAGACTTCTGAACAAGAAGGTATGTATGAACTGCTCTGCAACCAATTCTATCAGGGCCACCAGGTGCAGGAAATGCGGTTACACAAAGCTGCGCATAAAGGCAAAGGAAATCAGGAAGGTATAA
- a CDS encoding replication factor C small subunit — MDETELWVEKYRPKRFDDIVGQGAIVSRLRSYAESRNLPHLLFAGPAGTGKTTCSIVLARELFGESWKENFMELNASDERGIKIVRGDPEHNVPSKIKNFARTAPLGNASFKIIFLDESDALTPDAQSALRRTMELYSRSCRFIFSANYPGRIIDPIQSRCAVFQFSPLADADIEKCLQKIIDNEGIRISRAAVEYIVRYSRGDSRRAINTLQASAFLSSDIDQNTVYLATSTPDPKEMKQLIEYALHGHFLKARSVLDAFLFDRGMSAPDVISSMHRTVFEMDIPEDALLEIISRIGETEFHVVQGGNDRIQLESLIAQIGLIGKREDSRAIRQKTFR; from the coding sequence ATGGACGAAACGGAACTCTGGGTTGAAAAGTACAGGCCAAAAAGATTTGACGACATCGTGGGACAGGGGGCCATTGTGTCCCGGCTGCGTTCATACGCCGAGAGCAGGAATCTTCCGCACCTCCTCTTCGCAGGACCCGCGGGAACAGGCAAGACCACATGCAGCATAGTACTTGCCAGGGAGCTGTTCGGTGAGTCCTGGAAGGAAAATTTCATGGAACTCAACGCTTCCGATGAAAGGGGTATAAAGATCGTCCGTGGGGATCCGGAGCACAATGTGCCGAGCAAGATCAAGAATTTTGCGCGAACTGCCCCTCTGGGCAATGCTTCATTCAAAATTATATTCCTGGATGAGAGCGATGCGCTTACGCCCGACGCCCAGTCAGCTCTCAGGAGGACGATGGAACTTTATTCGAGGAGCTGCAGGTTCATTTTCTCAGCAAACTATCCGGGCAGGATAATAGATCCAATCCAGTCCAGATGCGCAGTCTTCCAGTTTTCCCCTCTTGCCGATGCAGACATAGAAAAGTGTCTGCAGAAGATCATAGACAATGAGGGCATTCGCATCAGCAGGGCTGCCGTTGAATACATCGTCCGTTACTCAAGGGGAGATTCCCGGAGAGCAATAAACACACTTCAGGCAAGCGCATTTCTGAGCAGCGATATCGATCAGAATACTGTATATCTGGCAACATCCACGCCTGATCCGAAGGAAATGAAGCAGCTGATAGAGTACGCGCTCCATGGTCATTTCCTCAAGGCAAGGAGCGTTCTGGACGCCTTTCTCTTCGACAGGGGCATGAGCGCTCCCGATGTTATATCCTCCATGCACAGGACAGTGTTCGAAATGGACATCCCGGAGGATGCCCTCCTCGAGATAATAAGCAGGATAGGTGAAACAGAGTTCCATGTCGTTCAGGGGGGGAACGACAGAATACAGCTTGAATCGCTCATAGCACAGATAGGGCTGATAGGCAAACGTGAAGACAGCAGAGCGATAAGACAGAAGACGTTTCGCTAG